Genomic DNA from Alphaproteobacteria bacterium PA2:
GCCTATCCCAAGTCGATCTGCGGCGTCGTCTATCAGGGGGCTTCAAGATCCACGGGGTGCCAGTTCACCTTTACCTGTGATGGCTCCCTGGGCAGACCGCCCGATCCACTGATCTGGCGCCAGGCGGAGGCTGTGGCCCGTCAGGCCCTTGGCGGCCATGTGGTCAAGGAGATCGGGACAGCCACCCACTATCATGCCGGCTATGTCGCGCCGTACTGGGCGCCAACCCTGGTCAAGATGGTTCGTATCGGGCAGCACATCTTCTACCGCTGGACTGGCCCTGGCGGCCAACCGGCGGCCTTCAAAGGGCGGTATGCCGGTGCGGAATTCTATGTTTCCCCCGACATACTGGGCAGTCTGGACGCGCGCACCCAGGGCCTGTTCAATCCGGAAGTCCAGGGCGTTCCTGCCGGTCGGCAGGTCACCCTCGGCGTGGCCGGAGACGTGCGGACCTATACGGTCGCGGACCCGCTTGCCGTAGATGGCGAGCGGACACGGGTTCAAGGCGCCCTGATTCCAAGTCGACGCAAGCCGACGCCGGATGAAATCCGCCAGATCAACGCCGCCCTTGAGAAGATCGAGAAGGGCGAGGCCGATGCGGCGACAACGACAGCGCCCCAGCCCTGATCCACCCGAAGGTGAACGGGGCGTTAGGACTCTCGTGATACGGACCCTCGACGTTTGACCTTGGGGGGCTCCATGTCCGATTCAAATTCCGGCCGCGTTTCCAGCCATAATCAGGGTCGCCGGAGGCTGGTTCTCGGTCTTGGCGCCAGCTTCCTTGGACTTGCAGCCGCCCTGGCCGAAGACATTCCCGGGCACGCTCCCGCCCAACATTCCGCTCCGGCCAGGAAGAAGGCCAGGGCGCCGGCAGCCCGCTCCGCCCAGGCGTCCCATGCAGCGCCTGTAGAGCAGGCGCCCCAGGCCGCCCACGTGGTCGAAGCCGGCCTCGATCCGGAAGTCGCCATGAGCCGGCTGATGGATGGCAATGTGCGTTACATGTCGGGCTTCGCGACCCATCCGAACCAGGAATTGTCGCGGCGGGCTGAAGTCGCCAAGGGCCAGAAGCCCTTTGCCTCCATCCTGGCCTGCGCCGACAGCCGGGTCGCCCCGGAAATCCTCTTTGACCAGGGGCTGGGCGACCTGTTTGTCGCCCGCGTCGCCGGCAATGTGGTTGATGACGCCATCCTGGCATCCCTTGAGTACTCGGTCATCCACCTTGGCTCGACCCTGATCATGGTCCTTGGCCATGAACGCTGTGGCGCGGTGAAGGCGACCATAGACGCCCTGGACGGTCATGGATCTGAAGAGGATGTCGGCACCAAGATCGGCGCCCTTGCGGCCCTGATTGCACCGGCCGTGGGCGCTGTTCCCAAGGGCGCCAGCGATCGCCTGGACTCTTCGGTGTCCATGAACGCCGCCATGACCGCCGCAGAAATCTTCGCCCGCAGCCCGCCGCTTCGCTCGCGGGTCCTGGCCGGGAAACTCAAGATCGTCGCAGCCCGCTATGACCTGGATGACGGACGGGTTACCCCCGCTCGCAGCTAGACCCCGAAGGCGTCTGGATAGACGACAGTCAGGGGCTGATCCAGGGCGCCCGGCTCAATGGCCTTCGCCATAAAGGCTGGTGAGCCGGAAAAGGCGCACTTCAGGTTCCTGGCTGCTTCTGTGCTGAACCCGAACCTTGGGTAATAGGCTGGGTGTCCCAGCAGGATGACTGCGGCGGCCCCAAATTCCTTTGCGGAATCGAGGCCGGCGCGGATCAGCCGCCCCCCGGTTCCGCATTTCTGCAGGTCAGGCCTCACCGAGACCGGCGCCAGAGCCGCATAGAGGTTAAGGCTGTCGGCCCACATACGACTGAACAGTATGTGGCCAACCAGGGTTTCGCCGTCGATTTCAACCAGCTCGAACATGGCGTCGCCGTCGGCTCGCAGACGCTCCACCAGATCGGCCTCATCGGTGCGCTCAAAGGCGGCCGCGACCACATTGCGGATGGTCGGGTGATCGGAAGGCTTTGCATAGCGGATCATGCCGCAAGCATAGGGAAATCTCACCTCAGGGGAAGGCAGAGCTCGGTCAGCAGATCCTCAGGCGCGGTCTGCCTTGGATCGTTGAGATTGATCTCGCAGCAGGGCAGGGGCGCTGGCGCCTCGCCGCTGGTCGACAGCCAGCCAAAGAGCTCCTGATACCCCTTGCCGATCTGGGCATAGGGTCCCTTGTAGAGCAGGACGGCCTGCTTCCCGCCCGGAACCTGATGGATTTCAACCACATCGTCTCCCTCAACATCAGGCCCCACCGTCAGTCCGGCAAGGGCTTCCTGGTCCTTGGGCGGTACGGTCGTCATGTCGCTGAGATAGACAGCGACGCCCACCGCCGGGGGCATGACAACTCCCTTCGGACCGGCCCAGGCCATAAGCCTGTCGAAGGCTGCGCCGATTTCCTGGGGCGGGCCCTTGTGACGGACCGCAGCAATGCGCAGGGCAGGGCGATTGAGGATGTGAACAGGCATGGCGGAGGCTCCCGGGATTTCCCTGCTGAAGGGCCTGAAGTCGGCCGGGCCTGATCCTGGAGCCCGATCCCCCAATCATGCCGGACGGCGATCCTAGCCTCAACAGCCTTTACGTCATTCTGGTCTCTGACGCCTGAAGTCGGCTTGACCCGGGGAGCGGGAGACTAATCCCCGGCGACCCAGGAAACATCAGCCCCCAGGGCGTTCAGGTTTTCCACGAACTTCGGGTGGGCCCGCTGGATGGGCGCCGCGTTCAGGATCATGGATTCCCCCTCAATGCTGGCGGCCAGCATGAAGAGGGCGATGGCGACGCGGATGATGTAGGGGCTTTCAACCGTGGCAGGCATGAGCGGCTTGCCGCCATAAATGATCAGCCGGTGCGGGTCGCACAGGACCGCATGGGCCCCGAACTTGCCCAGTTCCGAAGTCCAGCCCAGGGCGCCTTCATAAACCTTGTTCCAGTACATCACTGACCCCTCGGCGCGGACGCCCAGGGCGATGAAGATCGGCAGGAGGTCAGCCGGGACATAGGGCCAGGGCGCCGCCTCGACCTTGGTCAGGATGTTGGTTGTGAAAGGCTCGCGGATCTTCAGTCGACCGTCGATCCGGGCGCTGGAATAGCCGTCCTTGTGGGTCACTTCGACGCCGAACTTGGCGAAGGTGCGGTCCAGCAGGGGGAATTGCTCCACAGCGCCGTTCTTGATCTTCACCTCGCCGCCCGTGATGGCGCCCATGGCCAGGAAGGTGGCGATCTCGTGGAAGTCGTCGGCGAAGGTGAACTCGACGCCGTGCAGGGCCTCGACGCCGGTGACGACGATACGGGATCCGCCAACCCCTTCGATCTTCGCGCCCATCCGGGTCAGGAAGGTGCAGAATTCCTGGACATGGGGCTCGCAGGCCGCGTTGGTGAGCTGGGAGCGACCCTTTGCCGTGGCCGCGCAGAGGATGAAGTTCTCGGTCGTTGTGACCGAGGCATAGTCCAGCCAGTGATCTGCTGCTGTGAATCCCGCCGGCGTTGCGATGTGCAGGGCGTCCGGTTCGCGATCGACCTGGGCCCCGAAGGTCTGGAAGACTTCGATATGTGGGTCGATTTCCCGGGCGCCGAGGGTGCAGCCCGTCGCATCCTCCTCGATGCTCGCGGCGTTGAACCGGTGCAGCAGGGCAGGGATCAGCATCAGGGTCGAGCGCATGCCCAGGGGCAGGTGGGCCGCCTTTGGGTCAAGGCCAGCCGAGTGCTTGACCACCAGGGTGCCGGTCTCGAAATCCATGGAAACCGAGCTGCCCAGATTTCTGAAGAAATCCAGGATCTTGCGGACGTCCGTAATATCCGGAACCCGGTGCAGGGTGACGGTCTCTTCCGTCAGCAGGGTCGCGCACAGTATGGGCAGGACCGCATTCTTGTTGGCTGAGGGGCTCAGGGTCCCGCGCAGGGGACGACCGCCGCGCACGATCAGATTGGTCATGGTCGCGTCCTATTCGGCTGCGGATGCAGGGACGGCGCCCCTGTGTTCATGGTCTTCTTCGGCCAGCAGACGAACAGCCTCAAGGGCCGCCATACAGCCCATGCCTGCCGCCGTTACGGCCTGACGGTAGACGTCATCAGTGACATCACCAGCCGCAAAGACCCCCTGGATGGCTGTGGAGGCCGAGCCCGGGCGGACCTTGAGATAGCCCGAAGCGTCCATTTCCAGCTGGCCCTTGAAGAGTTCCGAGGCCGGGGCGTGGCCAATGGCGATGAACACACCATCGGCGGAGACGTCCTGAATCGCGCCGGTCTTGACGTTCTTCAGCTTCACGCCGGTCACGCTCATGGGGTCGGCCGAGCCCACGACTTCCTCAACAGCGCTGTCCCAGATGACCTCGACCTTGGGATTGGCGAAGAGGCGTTCCTGCAGGATCCTCTCGGCCCTGAACTCGGCCTTGCGGTGGACGACCGTGACCTTGGCCGCGAAGTTGGTGAGGAATAGGGCCTCTTCCACGGCGGTGTTGCCGCCGCCGACCACGATCACGTTCTTGCCGCGATAGAAGAAGCCGTCGCAGGTGGCGCAGGCCGAGACGCCGAAGCCCTGGAACTTCTGCTCGCTTTCCAGACCCAGCCACTTGGCCTGGGCGCCCGTGGCGATGATCAGGGTCTCGGTCAGCCAGACCGCGCCGCTGTCGCATTCCAGCCGGAAGGGGCGCTGGGACAGGTCGGCCTTCAGCACGATGTCCGTGATGATTTCGGTCCCCACATGCTCGGCCTGGGCCTGCATCTGCTCCATGAGCCAGGGTCCCTGAATCACCTCGGCAAAACCGGGATAGTTCTCGACATCGGTTGTGATGGTCAGCTGGCCGCCGGGCTGGATGCCCTGGATCAGAACGGGTTTCAGCAGGGCGCGGGCGGCATAGACCGCTGCGGTGTATCCGGCGGGGCCAGATCCGATGATCAGGCAGCGGGCAGTGCGGGGCGTCGTGGTCATGTCTCACATGTAAGAGAGATTCTGGTCCTGCGCGATGCCGTACGCCCAGATTCAGCGCGGCAAAAGCTCAATCAGCTTTTGCGCGATCCTGCTCGCTCCGGTTCCGTCGGTCAGGGCTGCCGAATTGGCGCTGAGTTTCGCGCGCAGGGTCAGGTCTGCGACGAGTCTGACAAAGGCGCGCTCCAGGCGGCTTTCGAAATTCGGGTCCTCTGAGTCAATACAGATGGCGGCCTCAAGTTCGGTCAGCCTGATGGCGGTTTCCCTGTCCGATGGCCGGACTGCCACAGCGATCAGGGGCAGACCCAGGGCTGAGGCCTCCCAAAGTCCGGCACCCATTGCAGATATGGCGAGATCGGCCCGTGCAGCGATCCTTGGACGCTCCAGAGGATGGTTGTTCAGGGTAAGGCGTGGGTCACGGGCTGAGATCCGGTCAAGGCCGCGCCGACCTTCGAAATCCTCTGGCAGGAGCACTTCCAGGGTTGCATCCCCGAGCCGGGGTCTCAGGTGGTCGACCATGCGCACGGTCAGGTCGGTTGGCGTATCAGCATCAATGGAAAGCAATAAACGCCGGACAGATCCGGGCTCGAAAACACGGCCAAGCCGCTGTTGCGCATACTCGCTGCTCATAAGGGCGAAGATCGGTCCCGTCAGGATTTCCGCGCTTTCGGGCGCCAGCGCCTTGTAGTTGGCCGGATCAGAGTTCATGGCCGGATTGACAACGATCCGGCCGCCAATTTCCCGATCGGCGGCGTCGTCAAGAATGACCGAAGGACGGTCCTTGGCCAGAGCCTCGTGGTCTGTTCGCCCCAGTCCCGGATGGTCAATGACGACAGCGTCATACTCCACACGGGCCGCCGCCCTGCATATCTCGTCTGAGGTGTCGCCTGCCGAAGTGGTTCGGGCCATGGCAGGCGAAAGGCCGTTGAGGCGCTGGGTGTTTTCCGGGGTTGCAATGAAGGTGCAGGCGCCGCCGCAATCCGCCAGGGCCTGGGCAAGGATCAGGCTGCGGGCCAGATGATCAATGCCATGGCCTGCGTGACCTGAAGCGACGAACAGGAAACGGGAATTGGTCTGAAGCATCCGCCTTCAGACCTCCAACTGGGCGTCGATCGCAGCCTTGTAGATCACGAAGAAGATTTCGGGATCATCCGGATCCAGGTTCTCCACCATGCCGGTGATCCGGTAGCCCCGCTGGACCAGCAGGTCTCTCATGATGACATTGGACTCATTGGCGGACACAAAGAAGCGGTCGTCAGTGAGGCCGATTTCAATATTGGATAGCAGGGCCGACGCTATGCCCATCCTGCGCCGGTTGGTCGCTGTTGCGATCAGTTCGAGAAAGGGGTGGCCGAAAAACTCACCCAGGACGGCGAAGGCTGTGATCCGATCATCCAGAAGCAGAACCTTCACGGTTCGGCCCATCTCGCCCCTAATTGCATTGCTGATGTAGTCGTAGCGGCGCTCCTCACGCTCAGCGACGGCGTCGACCCGGAGTATGTCCGGGACATCGCTGAGGGCCGCGAAGCGGATTTCGACACTCATAGTCAGAACGCCTTGCAGGTCTTGGGTGCGCAATAGGGGTGGCACGTTCCGAGGTCGGAATCACGTTAACGATTAATTGCGGCAGAATGCCGCAGGTGTCACCCCTGTCGTTGAGGCAAGAGGCGGTCGGCGCGAGCAATCACCTCGTCAGCCGCCTTATCGGTTTCCGCCAATGGGGGATAGGTCCAGGCGTGCAGGTCGCCCTCAAAGGGTCGGGCTATGCCAAGATGCTCGAGGTCCTGGTGGAAGAGCCTGAATTTCAGGCTTCCGCCATCCATTCTGGCAATGAACACCGGCTTGCCGGTCGCGGCGGCCTCGGTCGCCATGTTTGTTGAGTCTTCGGTGACCAGAACGGCGTCTGCAGCACCAAGAAAGGCAAAATAGGGGTTCTCGCCCTCCCCATCCCAGATGACCCCGGGCAGATGCCCCAGGCGGGCTGAAAGTATGCGGCGGGCGTCTGGCGGGGTGCGGCGGGAAAAGGTCGCCATGATGGATCCACCAGAATTCGCGATGGCGTTTTCTATGTCCCGGGCCAGGGCAGAGGCGCGCTCTGGCGAAAGGTCATGCGCCTTGGATTTTCCGCCGATCAGAACGGCCAGCCGCGGATGGGCAAGGGGTTCAAGCACGGAGGCGAACCTCGCCAGCTCCGATCTCAGTCTGTCTGGCGTCACGCGATGGGGCGACCCCGTTATGGGCAGGACGTTGTCGCCGTGGGTTCGATCGTGCTTGGGAGCTACCACCAGGTCAAATGGCGAGGTTGGCATGCGCGGGTCCTGGATCTGGACCACAAGACATTTGCCCTGGGACCAGCGCCGCATTCTGACAGAAAGGGGCAGGGTGGCCCGCCCCGCAGCTATCCAGATGTCAGGCCAGGGCGCCGAAATGTCGCTGTCAGGAGTCAGGGCCTGAACCGGAAATGGATTCAGGAACCAGGGTAAACGCCCGATCCTGCCCTTCCAGGCGATCGTCTTCACCTCAATTTCCGCAGGTGTGCGGCGGGAAACGGCTTCAGCCAGACCGAGGGCCGGCCCGGCATTGCCGGCCCGTCCGTCGGACACCGCCCAGATGCGAAGCGGGGCTAGACCCACTCGACCTTGAGGATCTCGTAAGCCTTGACGCCGCCAGGGGTGTTTACTTCCACCACATCGCCGGTTTCCTTGCCGATCATTGCGCGGGCGATCGGGGAGGTGATGGACACCTTGCCAGCCTTCACATCGGCCTCGTGCTCGCCGACGATCTGGTAGCGGGCTTCATCCTCGGTGTCTTCGTCCACCACCGAAACGGTCGCGCCGAACTTGACCTGGGTGCCGGACAGTTTGGAGACGTCGATAACCTGGGCGCGAGCCATCCGGTCCTCGATGTCGGCAATCTGGCCTTCAATCCAGCCCTGACGTTCCTTGGCCGCGTGATACTCGGCGTTCTCGGAAAGATCTCCATGCGCCCGGGCTTCCGAGATCGCAGCGATCACGGCCGGCCGTTCGATGGTCTTCAAACGCTTCAAGTCGTCGTCGAGAGCTTGATAGCCCTCGGCGGTCATCGGGACTTTTTCCATGGCAGATGGGACTCGGGTTCGCCCTGGGAATACAGGTTCGACCGTTGGGCGTGAGCGGCCGGGGGGAAGAAACTAGTCGAAACTGCTGGCTAATTCAAGGCCGTGCGGCGCACAACGCCTAGCTGCGGCCTTTGCCCTTTCCGCCACGTCCTGAGGAGGGCAGGCAGGATCTTGCGTCTATCCCATAAAGGGTCTGACCGAACTCGAATATGCCCCGTTCCACAAGTGTGCGCACGGCCATATGCAGAGGTTCCATACTGCTGGTTCCCCCGGACAGGTCAAAAATTGTTCCGTTGGCGAAGCCGAAGACCCCGGCCTTGATCTCCCGGCCAATGACCTGCTTCTGATAGGAGACGATGTCGACCACTTCCTGGGTCCGGGTGTTCACCAGGCGCAGATCGATGGCGACATTGATGACATAGTTGCGGGCGCGGAACGTGCCCTTGGGCGAGGTGACATCAAGCGCTCCAACCCCCAGGTCGACGCCGTTGGAACTGATATTGGAGTTCAGCTCGGTGACGCCGCCGACGATGTAGTAGTCGGACCCCGCCACCTGACCTTCAAAGATCCGCCGGTAGTTGTCGGCGGCCTTTCCGGCCAGTTCCGGGCTGTCTGAAAGGGTGTGCGCCTTGGCATAGGCCAGTTCAATGTCTGAAACGGTGGTGTCGTAACGTTCCACCACCCTGAATCCGGCCCGGCCCAGGGCCGTCAGGGCGAACAGGGTTGACCCCTGGCCGATCTGCGATCCCGTCTGAAGGTCATACTTGCCAGTCAGGTCGGCTATGCGACCAACCGTAACCCTCGGCGAGGCCAGACCCCGGTCCGCCGCCATTTTCAGTTCGCAAGTAAGCGCATCGGTATAGCTGGAGACATTGTCAGTGGCCGGCGCGCCGCCTGTGGGCCTGGCATAGAGACCGGTCTTGGAGTCCAGGGTCGTGCAGCCAGACAGGGCCGTAAGGCAGACCCCTGCAAGGCAGGCGGCCACCAATGGACGTTTAGGCGATCGGCCAGATTCAAACGGCATGGAGGCCTCGACTTGTTTCCCTGGGCCCAGAGCGCTCTCGGGGCATGGAGCCGACTTAAACCGGCAGCCCTTAAGACATGGTATGCGCTACCCGCAGTGGTGTTTCATTGTGGGAGTCTTCCAATGGATGTTCTCCCCAAGATCTGTTTCCAAACGACCGGACACCCCCTGGGATTCACCCTAAATTCCAGGTCGGAGCGAATACAATACAATAAAAACAATAGATTATGGATGGTGCGGCGAATTGGCACGGTGTCTGCAGTCGGAGGTCCAAGGCCGCTGTGGTCTCGGTTTGAAAAAGGAATTCAAAATGCTTCGCTACATGTCCGCCATTGCCTTCGCCGCTGGCGCCCTGTCCATCGCCGGTTCCGCCCAGGCCCAGTGCTCCGCCTGCGAACTGTTCCCGCCCATCAACAACACCCAGACCTTCACCCACGCCGTCCTGACCAATGCCGTCAACGTCAAGGTCGATGGCGTCCACGGCGACCTGAAGGTCTCCGGCACCGCAGTCGCCAACAACCTGTCGATCGACGCCGGCGAAGGCACCACGGGCACCATCAACAACAACCAGTCCTTCGCCTCTTACGGCACCAACATTTCGTCGACGGTCAATGTCGGCGCCAAGACCGCCGGTCTCGGCGATGTGGGCGGCGCTCTCGACGTCGAGAACACCGTGGTCGCCAACAACGCCAGCATCAAGCTCGGCGCCTGCTGCACCACCGCTCCCACGGTCAACAACGTCCAGACCGTGTCCTACGACCCGACCGCCATCGCCAACGTCAACCTGAACACGGTTGGTGGTGATGTCGACGTCGCCAACACGGCCGTCGCCAACAACCTGAGCATCGAAGGCCGCGTGGCCCAGATCAACAACACCCAGACCTCGTCCTGGGCTCCGGTCAACGCGACCGCCAACGTCAACCTCGGCTATGCCGGCGCCAACGTGAACGTCAGCGGCTCGGCCATTGGCAACAACCTGAGCTGGAAGCTCACCCCCGGTTCCTAAGAGCCTGGCCGCCCCGATCCGGTTCGCCGGGTCGGGGCGCCTTCCTTTGCTCAGTGTCTTTGTATTTCCACCTTTCCAGGAAGCAGGTGCAACCATGGTGAAGATCATCCTTCTGGGCGCTGCGGCGCTCTGCCTGATCGGCACTTCCGCCCAGGCTGCTGGTGCTGGCGGGATCAGCGCGACGCCAAGCCTTGAAGCGGGATATGGCAATGCGCGCGGCAGTGTTACGGGCGCGTTCAATCCCTCGACCCGGGACGCCAACAATAACCGCGTTGTCCAGGATGGTCTGATCCAGACCGGCCAGGGCGGCTCGCAGTTCCTTACGGGCGGCATGTCCGGAGGGGCGGCGACGCTCCAGAGCGGCGCGATCAGCACGACCAACTATGCGGTTGGCAATCTGATCAATCTTCAGGTCGGCGGGAACTGGAACACCATCGTTCTCAACACCACCCAGATCAACAATGGCGCCCTGTCGGCGGTCACCACCATCAATGGCGGGACCCAGACCAGCACAGGCCAGCTGAACTAGTCATTCCTGTTTACGGGGCGCTCGCTCCGAATTCGCCTGGAAGCCCGGCGCCCGTTGCAAACGGGCGTCGGGCTTTTGGCGTTTGCCGGCCTGTCTCAAAACAAGACGATGCTTCAGGTGAAATTGGCACAGGCTGTTCGCCTGGCGCGGGAAGTCGAGGCTGAAGCGCCGCGGAAAATTACCCAACACATTGAAGATAAAAAGAAAAAATCGTCCTCGCCCCAGGGGTGCGCTCTGGCCTCGCCCTTGCAAATCCGATGGACAAGAAACCCTGACGCACAAGGCGGTCGGGAAAGCAGATACAGAAACGGACCTGCGATATGAATACGGTGACGACGTTCAAGACCCTGCTGAAGACCACAGCCATGGTTGGTCTTCTGTTTGGCCCGCAACTGGTAGCCTCCGAAGCGCAGGCCCGCGACGCCGGCAACTATGTCTCCACCACAGGAGACGCGCTCGCAACGGACAACCAGACCGCCTATTCCGGCTCGCTGTTCTGTCTTGCCGATACCGCCCATCGCCGCGGATGGACAGCGCCTCGCATGGCGGTCGGCCGCATTGCCGACATGACCGGCAAGAGCAATCTCGATGAAGGGGCGAAGGTGACCCAGGGCGCCTCGCTCTTCGCCATCACAGCCCTTGGCAAGGCCGGGCTGCCTGTTGTTGAGCGCCTGGACTCGTCAGTTTCCGAGATCGAACTCAACTATGCCAAGCAGCATCTGCTGTCTGACACCCCTGAGCGGGCCGGCATTGACCCCAACAACTATCGCAAGACCCTGGCCGGTCAGATCGCTGGCTCAGGCTACTATATTGTCGGCGGGGTCACCGAACTGAACAACAACATCAAGTCGTCCGGCTTCCAGCTGGTTGGCAGCAGCGCTGCTTCCAACCCCCTCAATCCGGCTGGCCAGGGCCAGATCACCAACCGCAACTATGTCCTGAATGTTGGCGTCGACCTGCGGCTTGTGAACTCGACCACCCAGGAAGTGGTGAAGACGGTCTCCTTCCAGAAGCAGATCATCGGTCATGAGAACGAGGCCACACTGGGCGGCAGCAAGTCGCGCAAGATCCTCGGCCTGACCGGCGGTGTCAGCGCCATTGAGCCGATCCAGGCTGGCGTCCGCGCCCTGATCGAACTGGGCGTCTATCAGCTGGCCGACTTCGTCTATACCGGGGAAAACGGTTCAGGCTGCATGTCGGACACCAGCCGGAAGTACGCCGCCATGGACTCGGTCCGCCCGGTCTATAATCCGCCCGTCTATGACGAGCCCCGCCCGATGCTGCGCCAGGCTGAGCCCTCCTATGTCCGGCCGACCTATAACCCTCCGGCCTATGACAACCGCGACATTGCGCCGACCTATGCGGCGCCCCAGCCCCAATACCAGCCCCAATACCAGCCCCAGTACCGGGACAGCTATTCGTCGCAATCCCAGTATCAGTCACAATATCAGGGCCGATACGAAGAGCCCCTTCCGCAGGTCAGTCAGGCTCCCCAGTCGCAGTATCCGGGGGCATATCAAAGCCAGGTTGAGCCCCAGTACGCGCCCCAGCAGTACGCGCCCCAATACCAGGAACAGTACCAGCAGCAGTACCAGCAGCCCTATCAGGGTCAGCCTCAGGACCTGCCCCGTTACCTTCGGGACAGCTGGCGGCGCTAGCCGAGGGGCGCCGAAGCGGCGACGGAAGGTTTGGGCTCCGGAGAATCCGGCTCAGGTGACAGAGGTTCAGGTGATAAAGGCCCAGGCGACTGGGCCTTTGTTTCCGTTTGAGCGGGCGCTGCAGGATTGAGCGGGGCGACTTCAGGAGGCGGGGGCAGGGGAACGACTGACGGCGGTCCGTAGGGAATGGCAGTTACGGGTATGCGTCTGACAGCGACGCCCATGACCCCTTTCCAGATTTCGGCCGGCACACTGCCACCGGTCACCCGGACCATGGGCTTTGAGTCATCTCTCCCGACCCAGACCACAGTCGTCGCCTGGCCGGTATAGCCTGCGAACCAGGCGTCCCGGTAATCTGAGGTGGTGCCGGTCTTGCCGGCCACGTCATAGCCCTTCAGCGCCGCCTTGGTTCCGGTGCCCGACGTGACCACGGCGCGGAGCATGCGGTTGAGCTGGCTGAGGGCGGGATTGCCGGCGGCGGGAACCCCGGCGACCGCTGGCCGGGCATAGATCACGCCGCCCGACGCGGCGCGGATGCGCAGCAGACCATAGGCGTTCACGCGATTGCCGCCATTGGCGAAGGTCGTATAGGCCTGGGCCATCTCGAGCGGGGTGACCAGGGTCGTCCCCAAAGCCATGGCAGGATCTGTATTCACGGTGGAAACAATGCCGACCCGGCGGGCGAGCGCCGCCACATTGGGCCGACCGACCTCGTCGGCCAGCCTTGCGGCGACTGTATTGACCGACTTGGCCAGGGCGACCTCCATGGAGATCGGGCCCAGATTGCCCGGTTCGTAATTGCTGGGGGACCAGCCGGATATGGTCACAGGCTCGTCGACGACCAGGTCATCCGGGCTGCGCCCGGTTTCGAGGGCGGCAAGGTACACAAACGGCTTCCAGGCCGACCCCGCCTGGCGGTGGGCGTCGACCACACGGTCAAAGGGGCTTTTGGCGTAGTCGGCCCCGCCCACGAAGGCGCGGACAGCTCCGGACCCATCCAGTGTCACAACGGCCGCCTGCTGGACGCCCTGCTTGTAGTGGGTGCTGACGGCGCCTCGCACAGCGTCTGCAGCATCGCTTTCCAGGCGCATGTCGAGGGTTGTTTCGACGATCAGGTCGGACTTCTGCGCGCCGATCCGGGCCTTTGCCTGGGTGTCGATCCAGTCGACAAAGTACTGGGCAGGCGCGGTGGGTGATGTTTTCCAGACCCGCGGCTTCTCGGCCAGCGCCTTGGCATGCTGAGC
This window encodes:
- a CDS encoding cell wall hydrolase, with product MLTAEEVRILFLSRQLVALTVLVLVLVGCSPQATRKSGEDLARDAYPQPFSESWLDRETAHMSVSALALAARHTPGRRTDFWGRPTGWAVLDLSKAPDLGFMLDPTPDIAEDINALRPFSTLPILPMRPFVLAASMDDTARALTCLTQAVYYEAGQEPKLGQEAVAQVILNRLRHPAYPKSICGVVYQGASRSTGCQFTFTCDGSLGRPPDPLIWRQAEAVARQALGGHVVKEIGTATHYHAGYVAPYWAPTLVKMVRIGQHIFYRWTGPGGQPAAFKGRYAGAEFYVSPDILGSLDARTQGLFNPEVQGVPAGRQVTLGVAGDVRTYTVADPLAVDGERTRVQGALIPSRRKPTPDEIRQINAALEKIEKGEADAATTTAPQP
- a CDS encoding carbonic anhydrase encodes the protein MSDSNSGRVSSHNQGRRRLVLGLGASFLGLAAALAEDIPGHAPAQHSAPARKKARAPAARSAQASHAAPVEQAPQAAHVVEAGLDPEVAMSRLMDGNVRYMSGFATHPNQELSRRAEVAKGQKPFASILACADSRVAPEILFDQGLGDLFVARVAGNVVDDAILASLEYSVIHLGSTLIMVLGHERCGAVKATIDALDGHGSEEDVGTKIGALAALIAPAVGAVPKGASDRLDSSVSMNAAMTAAEIFARSPPLRSRVLAGKLKIVAARYDLDDGRVTPARS
- a CDS encoding UDP-N-acetylglucosamine 1-carboxyvinyltransferase, encoding MTNLIVRGGRPLRGTLSPSANKNAVLPILCATLLTEETVTLHRVPDITDVRKILDFFRNLGSSVSMDFETGTLVVKHSAGLDPKAAHLPLGMRSTLMLIPALLHRFNAASIEEDATGCTLGAREIDPHIEVFQTFGAQVDREPDALHIATPAGFTAADHWLDYASVTTTENFILCAATAKGRSQLTNAACEPHVQEFCTFLTRMGAKIEGVGGSRIVVTGVEALHGVEFTFADDFHEIATFLAMGAITGGEVKIKNGAVEQFPLLDRTFAKFGVEVTHKDGYSSARIDGRLKIREPFTTNILTKVEAAPWPYVPADLLPIFIALGVRAEGSVMYWNKVYEGALGWTSELGKFGAHAVLCDPHRLIIYGGKPLMPATVESPYIIRVAIALFMLAASIEGESMILNAAPIQRAHPKFVENLNALGADVSWVAGD
- the trxB gene encoding thioredoxin-disulfide reductase, which translates into the protein MTTTPRTARCLIIGSGPAGYTAAVYAARALLKPVLIQGIQPGGQLTITTDVENYPGFAEVIQGPWLMEQMQAQAEHVGTEIITDIVLKADLSQRPFRLECDSGAVWLTETLIIATGAQAKWLGLESEQKFQGFGVSACATCDGFFYRGKNVIVVGGGNTAVEEALFLTNFAAKVTVVHRKAEFRAERILQERLFANPKVEVIWDSAVEEVVGSADPMSVTGVKLKNVKTGAIQDVSADGVFIAIGHAPASELFKGQLEMDASGYLKVRPGSASTAIQGVFAAGDVTDDVYRQAVTAAGMGCMAALEAVRLLAEEDHEHRGAVPASAAE
- a CDS encoding nucleoside-diphosphate sugar epimerase yields the protein MGLAPLRIWAVSDGRAGNAGPALGLAEAVSRRTPAEIEVKTIAWKGRIGRLPWFLNPFPVQALTPDSDISAPWPDIWIAAGRATLPLSVRMRRWSQGKCLVVQIQDPRMPTSPFDLVVAPKHDRTHGDNVLPITGSPHRVTPDRLRSELARFASVLEPLAHPRLAVLIGGKSKAHDLSPERASALARDIENAIANSGGSIMATFSRRTPPDARRILSARLGHLPGVIWDGEGENPYFAFLGAADAVLVTEDSTNMATEAAATGKPVFIARMDGGSLKFRLFHQDLEHLGIARPFEGDLHAWTYPPLAETDKAADEVIARADRLLPQRQG
- a CDS encoding transcription elongation factor GreA; amino-acid sequence: MEKVPMTAEGYQALDDDLKRLKTIERPAVIAAISEARAHGDLSENAEYHAAKERQGWIEGQIADIEDRMARAQVIDVSKLSGTQVKFGATVSVVDEDTEDEARYQIVGEHEADVKAGKVSITSPIARAMIGKETGDVVEVNTPGGVKAYEILKVEWV
- a CDS encoding curli assembly protein CsgG; the protein is MPFESGRSPKRPLVAACLAGVCLTALSGCTTLDSKTGLYARPTGGAPATDNVSSYTDALTCELKMAADRGLASPRVTVGRIADLTGKYDLQTGSQIGQGSTLFALTALGRAGFRVVERYDTTVSDIELAYAKAHTLSDSPELAGKAADNYRRIFEGQVAGSDYYIVGGVTELNSNISSNGVDLGVGALDVTSPKGTFRARNYVINVAIDLRLVNTRTQEVVDIVSYQKQVIGREIKAGVFGFANGTIFDLSGGTSSMEPLHMAVRTLVERGIFEFGQTLYGIDARSCLPSSGRGGKGKGRS